In a single window of the Clostridia bacterium genome:
- a CDS encoding HAD family hydrolase → MGVKAVLFDLDGTLLKNDRNRMGDEYIKLVYNRFPDTISPEKFEKAMYAAFMAMTKNDGRKINKQVFIETFFPLIDYPADEGMQIFDYVHKHDLPSLEREEEKVPEAKRVVEKVFDLGYQVVIATNPIFPKDVMFERLKWAGVDKFPFKLVTSFENCKFAKPNPQYYKQITDRIDIKPEQCLMIGDEHMDMVAAHVGIRTFFVKSPSSDLRDSTPKPTYRGKLEDIINILEK, encoded by the coding sequence ATGGGGGTAAAAGCTGTTCTTTTTGACCTTGATGGTACATTGTTAAAAAACGATAGAAACAGGATGGGAGATGAATATATTAAGCTTGTATATAATAGATTTCCTGATACAATATCTCCGGAAAAGTTTGAGAAGGCCATGTATGCCGCTTTTATGGCTATGACAAAAAATGATGGAAGGAAAATAAACAAACAAGTTTTTATAGAAACATTTTTTCCTCTGATCGATTATCCTGCTGATGAAGGGATGCAGATATTTGATTATGTACATAAACACGATCTTCCTTCCCTTGAGCGGGAAGAAGAGAAAGTGCCTGAAGCAAAAAGGGTGGTTGAAAAAGTATTTGATTTAGGATATCAAGTTGTCATAGCAACCAATCCGATATTTCCTAAAGATGTGATGTTTGAGCGTTTAAAATGGGCAGGGGTGGATAAATTCCCTTTTAAATTGGTGACTTCATTTGAAAATTGTAAATTTGCAAAACCAAATCCACAATATTATAAACAAATAACAGATAGGATTGATATCAAGCCTGAACAATGTTTGATGATAGGTGACGAACATATGGATATGGTAGCTGCACATGTAGGAATAAGAACTTTTTTTGTAAAAAGTCCTTCATCAGATTTAAGGGATTCGACTCCTAAACCTACATATAGAGGGAAGTTAGAAGATATAATAAATATATTGGAAAAGTAG